Proteins from a single region of Chelonoidis abingdonii isolate Lonesome George chromosome 20, CheloAbing_2.0, whole genome shotgun sequence:
- the TRIM50 gene encoding E3 ubiquitin-protein ligase TRIM50 yields the protein MARKMSLCELEDQLLCPICLELLKEPLMLQCGHSFCKSCVGSLVCNLDQQLLCPVCRQAVDCSTLLPNVTLACVIEALRTMGNSDPNQESCPVHHNPLSLFCEQDQEVICGLCGIIGAHRQHKIMPVSTAYSRMKEELSVLITEVQQHKRKLDEHISKLVNNKTRIANESDVFKWVIRKEFQELHRYIDEEKASFLGSIERKAGHLIASIEFQVTQTSDALHKLQEMESSLEKLNNETQLDFIRNYGSFPSRSEFLPQHPAEGTFSAISFKPGFHQDDIKMTVWKRLLRRVLPAPETLKLDPVTGHPLLELTKDNTVVQSRLLYQRRGSIPERFDASNCILANKGFSWGKHYWEVIVGTKSHWRLGIIKGTANRKGKLNKSPEHGVWLIGLKEGKIYEAFNNPRTTLPLTARPQRIGVYLHYEKGELTFYNADSPDELIPIYTFQAEFQGKLYPIIDMCWHERGTNPLPIVLPTPAMIRHTQAPDSSLDPLEPTKL from the exons ATGGCTCGGAAGATGAGTCTCTGTGAGCTGGAGGACCAGTTGCTGTGCCCCATCTGCCTGGAGCTCTTAAAGGAGCCCCTGATGCTCCAGTGCGGGCACTCCTTCTGCAAGTCCTGCGTGGGGTCTCTCGTGTGCAACCTGGACCAGCAGCTCCTATGCCCAGTGTGCCGCCAAGCTGTAGACTGCAGCACCTTGCTGCCCAACGTCACGCTGGCCTGCGTCATCGAGGCGCTGCGGACCATGGGCAATTCAGATCCCAACCAGGAGTCCTGCCCTGTCCACCACAACCCCCTCAGCCTCTTCTGTGAGCAGGACCAAGAAGTGATCTGTGGGCTGTGCGGCATCATTGGGGCTCACCGTCAGCATAAGATCATGCCTGTCTCTACCGCATACAGCCGGATGAAG GAGGAGCTTTCAGTGCTAATAACGGAGGTCCAGCAACACAAGAGGAAGCTGGATGAGCACATCAGCAAGCTGGTTAACAATAAAACCCGGATCgca AATGAGTCGGACGTCTTCAAGTGGGTGATCCGGAAGGAGTTCCAGGAGCTGCACCGATACATTGACGAGGAGAAGGCCAGCTTCCTGGGGAGCATTGAGAGGAAGGCTGGCCACCTCATTGCCTCCATTGAGTTCCAGGTCACGCAGACATCAGATGCCCTGCACAAGCTGCAGGAGATGGAGAGCTCGCTGGAGAAACTCAACAATGAAACTCAGCTGGATTTCATCCGG AACTATGGCTCATTCCCCTCCAG GTCAGAGtttctcccccagcacccagctgAAGGGACCTTCAGCGCCATCTCCTTTAAGCCAGGTTTCCACCAAGATGACATCAAGATGACAGTATGGAAACGTCTGCTCCGCAGAGTCCTGCCAG CCCCAGAGACACTGAAGCTGGACCCGGTGACAGGACACCCTCTGCTGGagctgaccaaggacaacaccgtgGTGCAGAGCAGGCTCCTCTATCAGCGCCGGGGCAGCATCCCTGAGCGCTTTGACGCCAGCAACTGCATCCTCGCCAACAAGGGCTTCTCCTGGGGCAAACACTACTGGGAGGTGATCGTAGGCACCAAAAGCCACTGGCGCCTGGGCATCATCAAGGGCACCGCTAACCGCAAGGGCAAGCTGAACAAGTCTCCCGAGCATGGCGTGTGGCTCATCGGCCTAAAGGAAGGAAAGATCTACGAGGCCTTCAACAACCCCCGCACCACGCTGCCACTCACAGCCCGGCCCCAGCGCATTGGCGTCTACCTGCACTACGAGAAGGGCGAGCTGACCTTCTACAATGCCGACAGCCCCGACGAGCTCATCCCCATCTACACCTTCCAGGCGGAGTTTCAGGGCAAGCTCTACCCCATCATAGACATGTGCTGGCACGAGCGGGGCACCAATCCTCTGCCTATCGTGTTGCCCACGCCCGCCATGATTCGACACACACAAGCTCCCGACAGCAGCCTGGACCCGCTGGAGCCCACAAAGCTATAG
- the LOC116830286 gene encoding maestro heat-like repeat-containing protein family member 2A yields MAFYAELMSHPVLQQRKLLKPVLKHLAAGASEERDTIRRLAARGLGNMAQGVPQKEDGTVRAAAFGLFRALAGLAQQKHRQLFTGEVRSSWAALMLHVRDPSPEAATACCAAFQACTPFLGLTGLEGAFDSGLLTGASGERHRHLMGHVCKQLAHKDPALLESLVTETSLHLHSCWEEIRLAAAKLAGILAENMEAQHVQQLDLGKLLCSLRALHGDPSTAVEIAAAEAISTISQKQRGTLQEPGPSHTAPRGQGRLLFVRKLFRRKGKGRPPAGPLDSAESESISSS; encoded by the exons ATGGCCTTCTACGCCGAG CTCATGAGTCACCCCGTGCTGCAGCAGAGGAAGCTGCTGAAACCCGTCCTGAAGCACCTGGCGGCAGGGGCCAGTGAAGAGCGTGACACCATCCGCCGGCTGGCGGCACGTGGGCTGGGGAACATGGCCCAGGGGGTGCCGCAGAAG GAAGACGGCACCGTGCGTGCGGCAGCATTTGGCCTGTTCAGAGCCCTGGCCGGCTTGGCCCAGCAGAAGCACCGGCAGCTCTTCACAGGGGAAGTGAGGAGCAGCTGGGCCGCTCTGATGCTCCATGTGCGGGACCCTAGCCCCGAGGCAGCCACG GCCTGCTGCGCTGCATTCCAGGCGTGCACCCCATTCCTCGGCCTCACGGGGCTCGAGGGAGCCTTTGACAGTGGGCTCCTGACAGGCGCCTCCGGGGAGAGGCACAGACACTTGATGGGACACGTCTGCAAACAGCTG GCCCACAAGGACCCTGCGCTGCTGGAGAGTCTCGTCACTGAGACCAGCCTGCACCTCCACAGCTGCTGGGAGGAGATCAGGCTGGCAGCAGCCAAGCTGGCAG GGATCCTTGCAGAGAACATGGAGGCCCAGCATGTCCAGCAGCTGGATCTGGGAAAGCTGCTGTGCT ctctccgaGCACTGCATGGTGACCCCAGCACTGCTGTTGAGATTGCTGCCGCAGAAGCCATCAGCACCATCAGCCAGAAGCAGCGGGGGACCCTGCAGGAGCCAGGTCCCAGCCACACAGCCCCCAGAGGCCAAGGGAGGCTGCTGTTTGTGAGGAAGCTCTTCAGgcggaaggggaagggaagaccCCCGGCAGGGCCCCTCGACAGTGCAGAGTCAGAGAGCATCTCCAGCAGCTGA
- the LOC116830285 gene encoding maestro heat-like repeat-containing protein family member 2A — translation MAEILPFTQTLLENLGAVSQACDRASVLWFHTLLTDRASDLKDTVQAILSITSTFLRCMEDPEPRGLLVQAVSLLAQHHQEAVVTYLLQRPLPLDKEGKELWAALAAEDFSQDILKDLLDQIPRGPAAEEGAETQEVAVANPLSPDSGGTQSSAHQGPAGCGQDPGQGARLAPPGGSPQLPRGCLPAGEGSGAGG, via the exons ATGGCGGAGATCCTGCCCTTCACCCAGACCTTGCTGGAGAACCTGGGGGCCGTGAGCCAGGCCTGTGACCGGGCCAGTGTCCTGTGGTTTCACACGCTCCTGACAGACCGCGCCAGTGACCTGAAGGACACA GTCCAGGCCATCCTGAGCATCACCAGCACCTTCCTGCGCTGCATGGAGGACCCTGAGCCGAGAGGGCTCCTGGTCCAGGCAGTCTCCCTGCTGGCTCAGCACCACCAGGAGGCTGTGGTCACCTACCTCCTACAGCGCCCCCTGCCGTTGGATAA GGAGGGCaaggagctctgggcagctctggctGCTGAGGATTTCTCCCAGGACATCCTAAAGGATTTGCTAGACCAGATCCCCAGGGGGCCAGCAGCAGAAGAAGGGGCTGAGACCCAGGAGGTAGCAGTTGCCAATCCCCTCtcg ccTGACAGTGGCGGCACTCAGAGCAGTGCTCACCAAGGGCCTGCAGGATGTGGCCAGGACCCTGGACAAGGAGCGAGGCTGGCGCCTCCTGGAGGATCCCCGCAGCTTCCCCGAGGGTGTCTCCCTGCTGGCGAG GGCTCTGGTGCAGGTGGGTGA